Proteins from one Nicotiana tabacum cultivar K326 chromosome 23, ASM71507v2, whole genome shotgun sequence genomic window:
- the LOC107770285 gene encoding eukaryotic initiation factor 4A-3, with product MDAAATGSVIPANRRRPPMEEDRLVFETSKGVEPIASFAEMGIKDDLLRGVYQYGFEKPSAIQQRAVLPIISGRDVIAQAQSGTGKTSMIALTVCQIVDTKSSEVQALILSPTRELAAQTEKVILAIGDYINVQAHACIGGKSVGEDIRKLEHGVQVVSGTPGRVCDMIKRRTLRTRGIKLLILDESDEMLSRGFKDQIYDVYRYLPPELQVVLISATLPNEILEITSKFMTDPVRILVKRDELTLEGIKQFFVAVEKEEWKFDTLCDLYDTLTITQAVIFCNTKRKVDWLTSKMRENNFTVSSMHGDMPQKERDAIMAEFRGGTTRVLITTDVWARGLDVQQVSLVINYDLPNNRELYIHRIGRSGRFGRKGVAINFVKSDDIKILRDIEQYYSTQIDEMPMNVADLI from the exons ATGGATGCGGCGGCGACTGGCTCTGTTATTCCGGCGAACAGGAGGCGGCCGCCGATGGAGGAAGACAGATTAGTCTTCGAGACATCTAAGGGCGTGGAACCCATCGCTAGTTTCGCTGAGATGGGAATTAAAGATGACCTTCTTAGAGGGGTTTATCAATACGGGTTTGAAAAGCCGTCCGCCATCCAACAACGGGCCGTGCTGCCTATTATATCGGGCCGTGACGTCATCGCTCAGGCCCAATCCGGTACCGGAAAAACCTCCATGATTGCACTCACCGTTTGCCAAATTGTGGATACCAAATCTTCAGA GGTACAAGCATTAATTTTGTCGCCTACGCGGGAGCTTGCAGCTCAAACAGAAAAGGTGATTTTGGCTATTGGAGATTACATTAACGTTCAGGCACATGCATGTATTGGAGGCAAAAGCGTAGGTGAAGATATCAGAAAACTAGAGCATGGAGTACAAGTAGTCTCTGGAACTCCTGGAAGAGTCTGTGACATGATTAAAAGGAGAACTTTACGAACTAGGGGTATAAAATTATTGATTCTT GACGAATCTGATGAGATGTTGAGCCGTGGTTTTAAGGATCAGATATATGATGTTTACAGATATCTTCCACCGGAGCTTCAG GTTGTACTGATTTCTGCCACTCTTCCAAATGAAATTCTGGAGATAACAAGCAAATTTATGACAGATCCTGTTCGGATTCTTGTAAAACGTGATGAGTTGACTCTAGAG GGCATCAAACAGTTCTTTGTCGCGGTTGAGAAAGAAGAGTGGAAATTTGATACACTTTGTGATCTTTATGATACACTCACCATCACCCAGGCTGTTATTTTCTGCAACACAAAACGAAAG GTTGATTGGCTGACTAGCAAGATGCGTGAAAATAATTTTACAGTCTCATCTATGCATGGAGATATGCCACAGAAGGAGAGAGATGCTATTATGGCAGAGTTCCGAGGTGGCACGACTCGTGTTCTAATCACCACAGATGTTTGGGCAAGGGGATTGGATGTTCAACAG GTGTCTCTGGTGATTAATTATGACCTTCCAAACAATAGAGAGCTGTACATTCATCGCATTGGTCGCTCTGGTCGTTTTGGTCGAAAG GGTGTTGCCATAAATTTTGTGAAGAGTGATGACATTAAAATTCTGAGAGACATAGAGCAATACTATAGTACCCAGATTGATGAAATGCCCATGAACGTGGCTGATTTGATATGA